The sequence GCTTGTTCAGTTTAGTTATAATCCTTTCAGCATGGGAGTAGGCCATTACAGATATGTGATTGGCATTAGGGATGCGCCTCACAAATAGAAAATGCTCTTTACTAGCTCCTCCCTAAATATTTGAATTGGGAAGGAATTCAATCCTGTTCCTCAAATGTAGTTTTAGCACTTTGGTTTTTTTATACAAGTTCTGAAGACCAATGAATGGCAGTTCTTTTCATTATTCGAAAAAATGTAAGTTTGTACAAGCTCTCCTTTTTCTTGCAGGTTAAGCAGGATGAGTTCTTTCCGGCAGATCTTATTTTTCTTGCTAGCACAAACCCAGATGGGGTCTGCTACATTGAGGTTGTACTTGATCCACATCTAGTTTCTTATTTACTTGTCTGAAAAGATAGGTTGATCTAAATTATTTGGAGAAGAGGTGTTTGGATAATGTTATAAAGAAATGTTTGGTTATTATGTTTTTCATCATGTTCTTTCCTAACTGGCACATGGATTTCCTCAGACGGCAAATTTGGATGGTGAAACTAATTTAAAGATCAGAAAAGCACTCGAGAGGACCTGGGATTATGTGTCTCCTGAGAAAATATCTACATTCAGAGGTTTGGTTTCTCTGCTGCTGATGACCAATCAAATGTTTTTGCATGATAATGCCTGTAACATTGACATTTTGTCGTACTAGCGCAATGAAGTTACTTCTAGTCTAGTGGAAGATCCACTTGTAGCATATAGCCTTCAAAATAGACATGTTGTATTCCTTCTTTCCAGATTTTCCAATGCTTGCTGCTTGATATCCTTCGACGTGCTAGATTTGTTTTTAGGCCATGAAAAGTTAAGCGAGGTAGTTTTATAGCTGctttctttcttaaaatgtACTTTGTAACACGAATAGGCGCTGTTAGTTACAACTACCTCACCTCTAAGTTCGTATCTGGTTTATATATCTTCAGATCTCAGCATGAAGTGCACAAGTCAAGCCCTTGTGCACGGACTATCCATGAGAAGaacatttaaattcaaattactATCTGCTATATATATCTCGCTTATCTCTCTTTCTATATACTTTTATAAAGTTGGAAGCCCTAAACTAAAAGTTGAAAGACCAAAATgcctttttaataatatatatttaagaagaataatcaaataaaaatctcTATATATTATAGAAGTGGAGCGAAAAACATGAACTAAAAAGCTGGAAGACCACTATACCTTTTTATTTGTGTACAACtacatttaataataataattcaataacaaCTAAAAAGTATTGATTCATCTTTTGTCTTGTTTTTATACTTTTTGTTCTTTCATTAAGTAACTAATTTTCTAAGAGACTACTTGGTCGTTAGGAAAGAACCTTTGAAATGTTTGGTCATTTTATTGAAAGGACCTAACTCATTCTGAGAAAAAGACGCAACTCTTcgtttattttataatataattatacataGTTATTCAATGTGGCTTTTATGGTTCGTGTTCtgaagtaattaattaatatcgaTATAGGAagtaataatttgtttttttcccCTCTAATTCTACTGGattctaataaaataaacatgaaGGGAGAATGAAACTAAAAATGTCTATATTTTCATGTCAAATAATGTAAAACAAGTGAATGATaagaaatgaatgaaaaaatagtcaATAAGCGCTTTTGAGCTATGTTTACTTTCAAAATATGTAAATATTCATACTCAATTTGCATAAGATACATAATCAAATTCCTGACAATTGTCTTTTAGAAATGGTAGTTTTAGTGAGGATAGAGGTACGTAGACCTTACCCCTATCTTGTGAGGGTAGGTAAGGTTGTTTTTGATAAACCCTGGGCTCAAGGAGATATGAACAGAGCAGTAAATAACGGCctgtaacaacaacaaaatagtataataaaGAAAGTGAAAGAAACAGTCAGGTAATACTAGAGATCAAAGAATAagcaaacatataaataatattaatactCCTAATACAGTAAAAATATACGCTCCACGACATGCTAACTCTTTATTTTGATACTCGAACTCTACACCCTCCTATCAAGGGTCATGCCGTTGGTAAGCTGAAGTTATACATCTCCTGCCTAATCACTTGTTCCGAAACTTCTTGGGCCTACCTCTCCTTATCTCTTAGGTCCACCATGATCAGCCCCTCACATCTCCTCATTGAGGCATTTATGCATCTCCTCTGCACATGTATGAACTATGTCAACCTCCCTTCCTGCATCTTCTCCACCACGGAGGCCACTCTTATTCCGAATCTCTTCATTCCTAATCTTATCTCATCCATCTCAACGTCCTTATTTCTGCTACTTTCATCTTTTGGACATGAGTGTTCGTGGCTGGCCAACTGCCCCATACAACATAGTCGCTCTAACCGTTGTCACTTTGTAGAACTTACCTTTTAGTTTTGTTGGCACGTTCTTGTAAAAAAAAACTCCGGATGTGACCCTTGGtgatttattaagaaaatatcaaatgGGATTTGATCGTTCTTTAATTAGTGTTCTAGCTTGCTAGCTTACTGCATCTCAAGTTGAAATAAACCAAATTTGTGAGCACATGAAGaatattatgttgaattaaCATCAACTGAAAAGAGACAGTGTaggtatatataaatttatatgaaaaagaaaaggagagaaAATTGATGCACCGGATGCTCCAGTCACTGCTTTTATTATATGCATGTGTAtatattcttcatcattctttCTATATGTGTATTCAACTATTTGTATGGTTTTCTTTGTGTGTGTATGGATGCGCAGTGTAAGCATCAATTAGGTAGAAGACTTTCTTAGATGTATAAAGTTGTCTAACAATCAGCTCTTTGTCATCTCTTATTAATTTTGTTGCCTAGTAATCTAAACTAACAAGGTAATAGATATACATTTGAGGCTGGTTTAAATAAGTGTTAACCTTTTTGTCATATTTGAACAAATTATTTGGATTGATATTTCTGGTTCAACAAATCTGCAGTATCTCTtgtcattattaaaaatataaaatcgcaaaatgatgaattttaactatatattttataaaaatatttgagttaTAAGAATAGGAATAAAACTAttcatttaaactttaaagCACTGCGACAAGGAAAGTTTTCCGATTATAAGATCCTACATGgcatgtttaagatcacaagatttaAAGGACTAAACACATCTTTAATTTAAGAcgacaagattcaaaagtatccctttatttcttaaattccaTATCCAAACTAAGACACTCAAATTGAGACGGAGGGAGCATTAAATTTGCATGCAAAATATTTTCCCAAGGATCTGATATACATCGGATACCATCAAACCACACaattaaaatgtgtttttacatCAATATTGAACAAATACTACATAACACAAGTTTAATACCTTCCCTGTTATTTTTCCAATATTAGGACCTTGAAATTAACTAACTATAGCATTCTACTTCTGAgtaattttacattattatgaACGTCGACAAATTTGTCCGGAAAATATTGGAATTGTCTGCCAAATGATGCTGATGATAATTTTTGTTGCATAGTATACATTGATATGATTCTATTTGagctaaaaaattatttttaccaatTTAAAAAACAACAGATTTCTAATGTATTTCGTTTTctgttttcttttccttttttcattTCAACCCGATAAACTGTTTTGGGAGAGActctaattaaaaaatcaactaAACATCTTTGACTCCATAATTATACTTCAAGATAACTAACAACACAACAGAAGTAGGCAGTCATTAGAACTATAATAAAATTGAAGGGCGAGAAAATACTCCATGCATCTCAAATTGAAGATTGTTTCCCCGATTGAAAGTTAATatgcttaattttttaattttatttagctataattaacttaaaatttcaatataattaagatatttgaaagtaacataaattttataaaatctaaTACTAAACACGAATGACATATATATGAACAATAAAAGTTTAACTTTTGTAAATGAATTAAACATTTATagttaaatatgaattttaacaCGGTTGTCATGAATGTAACGTAGAGATGAATTAGCAGTTTAATGCTAAATATAGAAAGAGACGCTTtttaactaaaaaggaaagtaagacaCTAAAATGGGGATGGAGGGAGCAATAACTAACACAGGATACAACATGCAATGCATTTTTCAAGAACTAGTCTATATACATCAAAGAAAGATGTTTTCGTATCACGATCTCCTGCAGATGCTTCCCAGCAGAAATGTTATTGCTTATGGTATAATAGAATTATGATGACGAATGTCAATTCTGTCTCTTTTATAGGGAAAGCCTGATCAATTTGTTTCCAACTTTAAGAATACTTTACCTTTATACAACGAATTGTTTGATGTGATCTCCTGCATTTTTCTTTTACCAGGTGAGTTACAATGTGAGCAACCTAATAACTCATTGTACACATTCACTGGCAATCTGATAATTCAAAAGCAAACCTTACCACTTAGTCCAAACCAACTTCTTTTACGGGTATGAACTCTTTTTTGTGTTGTATCTTccaatttgttttattttatggcTCTGGTGTTAAGTATTGTATGTTAtacacataaaagaaaaaagaactgCATAAGTTGTGTCTTAGTTACGATTCACAGTAAATGCATCTTCAAGCAAATATCCATGACGACCATGATCTAGTTGTGTCAATTCCTTTTTATGACTTATCTTTGACCTTTTGTTTGCTAATTGTGATATTTCTTCTCTAACTCATAGTACTTTTGGTGaattttaatttcatgttttttcttgatattgCTGTATTTCTTCCAGGGCTGCAGTCTGAGAAACACCCAGTACATTGTGGGGGCTGTCATTTTCACTGGGCATGAAACAAAGGTATTACATCTTAATTGAAGTTATATTAGCCTTTTCTCTACCCTTTCCTTTGTTCTGTTGTTCTCTTTTTGAGGGTGCATCATCGTACCTTTTATATAGGATTCTTGTCAAGAAGTTTCAAAGAAGTAGGTTAATGCCATCATCTACTCAGTAATGATGTTCTCTCGAACTATTGCTGCATTTGTAGTATAAAGTTACAGTATCAaccttttttaaaatgatattttattttttggtttctGCATCTTTTTGCTTTGTGGCCTTCGTTGCTTGGCTGTTCACTTTGGTTCTTATTCTCAGTTGCTTCTGCCAAATGAGTTTAACTACAGGTTATGATGAATTCTATGAAAATTCCTTCCAAGAGAAGCACTTTGGAGAAGAAACTTGACAAACTTATTATCGCCCTTTTTAGCACTCTCTTGTGCATGTGTCTCTTGGGAGCCATAGGCAGGTTTGATCAATTGCTATACCCATTCTTCCATGTTGGAACTTCTGTTATATTCTCCTCCATGCTGAAAATTTTGGATTTGCTTGAAATTTTGCAGCGGTATCTTTATAAATAAGAAGTATTATTATTTGCGCTTTGAAACTGGCAATAATGCAGATCCACAGTCTGACCCGGACAATAGATTTGTGGTAATCATATATTTTCTGACTTGATTATCTTTCATTTGGTTGTGCAGTATTTATATTTCTGTCTCTAATTTCTCTTTTGCCGTCTGCTCAGGTTGCAGTTTTGACCATGTTCACCTTAATCACTTTGTATTCACCGATTATTCCAATCTCTCTCTATGTCTCCGTTGAGGTAGATTATGTCAgtttcttgttttttattttgtgctTTGCTGAATTTTTGTCTAATCTTCCATCTGCTTTGGTTTTCTCTTTCTGTTCTTCACTTTCAGATGATTAAATTTGTACAATCcaataaattcatcaataacGACTTGCACATGTACCATGCTGAGAGTAATACCGCTGCTCAGGCTAGGACATCTAATTTGAATGAGGAACTTGGGCAGGTAAATGTTTAATGCTGTTATGAAGTGGttgaaattaatttgtttaGACAACCTCTATGTGCACTAACATTAACAGTAGTTTTGCACAAGAAATAAACAACAGTATTTGCTTCAGCTTTTCCCCTCGGCACTATTGAACTCAGTGTGTTCTTAACAAATGAGTTCTTGAGCCACTGACAACTACTTTATGGACAGGTGGAATACATATTCTCTGACAAAACTGGAACTCTTACGAGGAACTTGATGGAGTTTTTCAAGTGTTCAATCGGTGGAGAGATATATGGTACAGGTGTTAGTGAAATTGAGATGGGAACTGCTCAGCGAAATGGGCTGAAAGTTGAGGTAAATATATTCTTGGGCAAGATATGGTAGATTCATGGCTCTGTCTTGCATTGATCGAGAATTGTTACAGGTGAAATCATCAACAGAAGCACGAGAAAAAGGTTTCAATTTTAATGATGCTCGGCTGATGCGAGGTGCCTGGAGGAATGAACCTAATCCTGATTCATGCAGGGTAAATATTTGCTTATCATGTGTGGAAGAAAAGGGGAACATGAGTtccatttatagtaataattgTTACATTTGAACAATCAAATATCATAGATTTGctttttaaaagataaagaaataaaataaaattctgtATTTATAATATCTTGTTTTCTTAATTGAATCTTAAGTCTTTCCGCTTCTTACTTGTGAAGTTTGTGGTATCAAATTCACCCAAATCTTTAAGCAACACTAGATCAGTAGTGaaaatttgtatttctttatcgTCTTGCTTTCTTCtgtcatttttttatgttaattatatcTGTGTAGACTTAAGACAAACAATAAAGTATCCTTTTATAACATAAACCTTTTGGAGAGGCAGATCATGCAATTAAAAGTTCCTCCTTGCTACTTCTAGATGAAGTGGTTCCACAATTGTAATCTAAGGCTTCAATTTATAGTATAGCACTTTGTAGTTTGTACTTCCATTTCTTTCCAAACTCGTTGTCCATGTTTGACTTGATATATATGATCTGGTTTTGTTTGGGGAAAATATGGGTTTCTAGTTGTTTTTTTGATTGTATAGTATCAAAATAGATAACATTACATTACGAGGGTTGAAGTGAGTCGGATGTAACTTCACCTATCATAATATATCATAGAACTTTTTTCTTAGGAaagcaaaatttattttaagatgaTGGAAAAAGGAAAGGTATAATTTTATGAAGGGACTTGGGAGTTTAAACTTGTAGGGTATCTTCTTCTGTGTAAATTTTCAGCTTCATATTGCGTTGTCCTTGTGCAGTAAGCTTTCACATGGGTACACTAAACTTACTTATCTAGCAACTACATTGCTAGTTTAATGAGGCCAAGGTTGTTTGTTCAGGAATTTTTCAAATGTCTTGCTATATGCCATACTGTTCTGCCTGAAGGTGAAGAGACCCCAGAAAAAATACGATATCAAGCAGCATCCCCAGATGAGTCTGCTTTGGTTGTAGCAGCAAAGAACTTTGGCTTCTTCTTTTACAAGTGCGTGTCTTTAGAATTTCTGTTACATTTGTGTTGTCTGCCTTAAGGCTCCCTTTTGTTGAAACTTCGTCTATGAAATAAATGTAGAAGGTTATACACCATTAGGTTGGAAGATTCAGCAATGAAGTTTTTTACATATCAAAGTAGTGAAAATAGTCCTTATCTGATGAGAGAACAATCGTCGTAAGGACGCTGTTGCAGTAATCTGGTTCCTCTTGTTATTTTATTACGGCATGTGTGAAGAGAATAGTGTTGATATATGTAAGTCATTAGCTGATTGGAGAGTACTTGTCATCTAAAAGCCTCTGTAGTATCCAGTTCCTGctgttatttacttatttaattcaaGCATGTTATGAAAGAATCATCACGAAACATTTGCAGTAAGGTGCCGCTCCTGGTGCCAGCTTCATAGATGAGTTCTGGGGGAAGGGGCGGAGACCGTTCCAATTGATGGATAGGCTAATAAATTAGTatagtttttgtttctttatgGTGGACAACTTCTGAGTCACATGCGTTATTTTTGTCAGCTATAAATGAactttgattgttttttttttggtgagtAATAGACCAactttaagaaataaaagaaaagtgaGTTGTCGATGGTTAGTGGAAGATATCTATCAAAAGGACATTGTGTTAGGACTAGAGTTCTTCTACTAAACATCTTCGAGGTGTCAGATTCTGCGAAGAGTTTAGTCACACTGCTTTGTGGAACTGTTATTGCTATCTTTTCTGTTATTAGCTGGGTCACTTTTAACCATGACTACAAAATTTTCTGCAGACGTACACCAACTATGATTTATGTGCGTGAGTCACATGTTGAAAAGATGGGGACGATTCAAGATGTTCCTTATGAGATTCTAAATGTTCTTGAATTCAACAGGTGTATACCCTAGCTTTTATATCAGTTCTGATTACCTGCATGATTGTAATGAGGTTGAccattatatatttgtattgttcTTAGTACGAGAAAGCGCCAGTCTGTTGTTTGTCGCTATCCTGAAGGCAGATTGGTTCTCTACTGTAAGGTACGAACTTTATGTGTAATGATACATTCTAGGAGATTAATCTAGTAAGAATATTATCATAGAGTATACTTCTCTCAGGGTGCAGATAATGTAATTTATGAGAGGTTGCGTGACGGAGACAAtgatttgaagaaaagaactagGGAACACTTGGAACAATTTGGGGCTGCTGGACTTCGGACACTTTGCTTGGCTTATAGAGATGTAACCCCTGATGAGTATGAAAAATGGAATGAGAAATTCATTCAAGCAAAATCTTCTCTTCGGGACCGTGAGAAGAAATTGGATGAGGTTAGCATAGTGTGATGTACTTCCCTTTTAAGTTTGTATCTTCTTTCCAGATCTACACCTTCTTAATTGTTCTGATTCTGCTTTCTTTCTGGAATTGACTTTTGCCTGTATTGTTTATCCATCTGTTTTGTAGTGTCGTTTTAGTTTGAGTGCCGAAGTGCAATTATGTTCGTATGCATTTAAGTCCTAATTTCCTTCAGATTTGCTTATTCTAGCCATATTATGTTCATcaactaacaatttttttaattaaagagaGCTGGTTTTCTTTTGTCAGTTTGTGATGCCAAATACACTGCTTCTGTATTGCACTGTGTAGTCCTGCTTATTAAAAGCTTCTTGTTAGTCTTTCTAGACTCTTCATcctaacaaagaagaagaaaaaaatgtgatCATCCTGGAGACTGGCTAATGTAGCTATCACCTACATAAAATATGACTACTAAAtggtttattttaaattttaagctCCTATTCATATTGTCTCCATTCTTAAATCACAAATATAAATGGATGGAAGTAATATATTGGGTGATAATTATATAACCATAGTTGTTGTTACCCTCACAAATATGTGCTTAACTTGGAAGTCTCAACTCCTGTTATTGTTGATGTCAATGTTTTGTTGGTGGTCAAAAGAGTCTTAAGCATTTAGCATTTTACAGGTGGCAGAACTGATAGAAAAGGAACTTGTCTTGATTGGATCCACTGCCATAGAAGATAAGCTTCAAGAAGGTGTACCTGAGTGCATAGAAACTCTTTCAAGGGCTGGAATTAAGATTTGGGTGCTTACTGGTGACAAATTGGAAACAGCGATAAATATAGCTTATGGTTGGCAATTTTGTATTTATGATAGACAgttcatcattttttaaatcttgATTCTACTTGCACCATCTTATCCTAGTTTCATTTGTATCTATTGCAGCATGCAAGTTGATCAATAACAGCATGAAACAATTTATCATTAGTTCTGAAACTGATGCAATCAGAGAAGTGGAAGATAGAGTGAGGACTACTTTTCAATGTTCATGTTTGTCAGTTTCAAAATATACACTGTTTAACAATTTGTTTTGTGTTCATCCGCAGGGTGATCTAGTGGAGCTTGCTCGTTTTATGAAAGAAACTGTGCAGAACGAGCTTAAAAGATGTTATGAGGAAGCGCAAGAGCATCTTCATTCTGTTTCTGGACCAAAATTAGCACTAGTAATTGATGGGAAGTGTTTGATGTATGCACTAGACCCGAGTCTTCGTGTAATGCTGTTGAATTTAAGCTTGAATTGCAGTGCAGTGGTTTGCTGCCGTGTTTCTCCTTTGCAGAAAGCGCAGGTGAGGTCATGTTGATGGTCTTTCTTTGAATGGTTACAACAGTAGTATCTTGCCTTTGGTCATTCTATAACTGTCTTTCTGTTTGTTAAATAGACAACATCGCCTCAGTTCCAAGAAATTTGGGTTCATAGGTCATTTTTTTATTCCTATTGCAGCATCATCGGCCTTGGAATTGTCAAACTGACCTGTAGTATCTTCAAATTGAGCTTTTCATGCTTGGTTTATGAACATAAAGAGTCATCCATCTTTATCTCTGTTATTCCGTCATGCAACTCTAGACAGAGAACCAAAGTTTTTTTTGAGTCTATGTACTTATTTTAGGCTTCATCTTAGTTCCATTTTAATACTTCGATCTAGATGATATTTAGGCCTTTCTTCCTCATGGAGTAGAGACCTATCTTTCATTTGTATGTTAAAATGTAATGTTATACCTTTTGTCCTCGAGAATCAGCTGGGTATAGGGGAAAAGAGTTTGACTATCTAGTTACATATCACATAAGATGATATTGTCTTGGGAATTATCAGTATATAAAGTAGTGTACTAGACTCCATCTACATAATTAGAAGCATTCATGAATCACTAGGCAGTTCTTATTTCAATTTTCCAACTCTCATCTTGTTAACTGACTTAACCGTAATACTTATCCAAAGATGCGAAAGTTGAAAGAGTTTCGGTAGTTACACTTTCTGTCTCGTGTAAGAAAGAGAGTTTCTATATCACTTCTTAGTAAGGCTCATTATTCTCGggataacatatttaaaaaaaaaaaaagaagaggtcgtcaatttaaatttcttatattctggaaaaaaaaaatactcaacCTCATAATCCTTAGATATTTAATGTTCTGAAATTTCTCTTTGGGGGTTCCCATCTCATTTTATAAAGTTAGGGGTTTTCAGGTATCACTTTGGTATTTTCTAGTTTCAACAGTGTATTTCTTCAAGTTACTGATAAAACattgtaatttcttttgaagttaggATGAGTTTCTTGATTGCAAATCCTTTGGTGATCAGGTTTTAGTGATTCTTGCACTTCTTTTCAGGTGACAAGCTTGGTTAAGAAGGGGGCAAACAGAATAACTCTCAGCATTGGTGATGGAGCTAATGATGTAAGTATGATTCAAGCTGCTCATGTTGGTGTTGGGATAAGTGGACAGGAGGGAATGCAAGCAGTGATGGCTAGTGATTTTGCAATAGCTCAGTTCCGATTTCTCGCTGATTTACTGCTTGTCCATGGACGCTGGTCATATCTGAGAATATGCAAGGTTTGCAACTACTCTTTGTGCACAAAAAATGTATGATATCTTATGGGGTAAATACTGATCTAGATGTTTTTTTCATGCAGGTTGTCACATATTTTTATTACAAGAATCTTACATTTACCCTGACTCAGTTTTGGTTTACCTTCCGGACTGGATTCTCCGGTCAAAGGTTCTATGATGATTGGTTCCAGTCTCTCTATAATGTTATGTTCACAGCTCTTCCTGTTATTGTTCTTGGGCTTTTTGAGAAGGtatgtaataattatattttgttgcTGCGAAACAATGAATGATGGCAATAAGTCGGCTTATTCTCTAATTGTTATGGTATTCTTGTTTTGGTCCGTTGCTGCATCTCTATTGTGTACTTAGGATGTCAGTGCTTCCCTCTCCAAGAAATATCCTGAGCTATACAAGGAAGGAATAAGAAATACTTTCTTCAGATGGAGAGTTGTGGTCATCTGGGCTTTCTTTGCAATATATCAATCATTGGTCTTGTATTATTTTGTAACTGATTCGAGTACAAAGGGCATGAATTCATCAGGGAAGATATTTGGCCTGTGGGATGTCAGTACAATGGCTTTCACTTGTGTTGTTGTAACTGTCAATTTGCGTCTGCTTATGATGTGTGACACAATTACAAGATGGCACCACATCACTGTTGGAGGGAGCATATTATTGTGGTTCATATTTGTCTTTATTTATTCGGGTATTTCCTTGCCAAAAGAACAGGTGAGTCTAGTCACTTATGTACTGTATTCTTGAGAGTGTTCATATGCTAATATTTCTGATATTCCTCCTTACTGCAGAAGAATATCTATTTGGTCATCTATGCCTTAATGAGCACATTTTATTTCTACCTCGCTCTGCTCCTTGTACCTGTTGCTGCTCTTTTTGGTGACTTCATTTATCAGGggtaagttctttttttttttttcaagttaatttTCAAGTCCTCTGAACTAATATTATGATAGGCATGtgtcaaaaagaaaatgattttttgtgtTTCAGTATTTTGGATTTAGCTGGACTGTGTTACTATATTGTCAAATCAATCTGAATTTcgtttgaagaaaatattagtCTACTGATAATAGAATTTGTTTGTGCATGAGAACACCCAACCCCATTTGTGGAACCATCCTGCCAGTTTGATTAAGCATGAACCAACATGCAGTTGAACCATTTGAAGCTGGCTCAGGCCACGCTCTGCCTTCCATTGATTACTGCAGATTTCGTTTTTCGGTTGGATTCATGCTGCTGGATAAACTTTTTATTGCTTGTTTCTTGGATCCAGTGTTTCCAAAGCTGAAAAGTTAAAAACAAAGGTGCTGAGGTCTATTGAGATTTTGAGCACCAACTGCAAATAAAGCATGAGCTTGATGAGAAAAAGGCAcaaataatagagaaaaaagATATGATACTAAAGATACTAGAAATGCATGAAAACCCGAATTGAAAAAGCTGTTGTTAAGTGCAagagttattatattttttattttgaacaGGTAACGTTTTTGTGTATTAATAACAAACTACACAAAGGGTGTGTAGTCTCCCATATTTACATCCAGATGAGCAAAAAAATAAGCTCCTAGTCTTTAATCTTCTCGTAAGGGGTCAAGTACATCGTTAGCTGATTCGAACTGCTCCATTAAGCtatgtttacaccaaaaaaagaaaagcccTAAACATTTCAACTTTAGTTTCTGCATACTAATGGCTTTGTCTTCAAAACAAACTTTGTTTCTTACTCCCCACACAGTCCACCAAATACAAGCTGGGACAACTTTCCATCTCTCTTTCTGATTGGAGGGATTGATATCACTATTCCAACATTTCAATACATCAGACACTCTTCCGGGCATAGTCCAGCTAATGCCCATCAAGTTAATGAAAATCATCCACAACTGATCAGTCCAGCTGCAGTGAAGAAAGAGATGAGACATTGTCTCTGCTTCCTTACCACAGAGAAAACACCTTGAGCAAAGAATGAAACCTCTCTTCGTGAGCGTATCTTGTGTGAGTACAACTTCTCTGGCTAGCAACCAAGAGAAGCATGCAACTTTGTGAGGGATCTTAGCCCCCCAGATCATTTTCCAAGGCCAAGTCCCACTCTGATTGTTTGGGCTTGAGAGTACTCTGTATGTTGCTTTCACTGTAAACTTGctctctttattcctcaaccaTATCAAGCAATCTGCTTCAGTTGATGTATCTTTGAACTGTTCTAAAGTTTCGAAGAATCTTGCTAGTCTGTCGATTTTTATCTTGTGCAGCCCTTTTCAACACAACCATGGTGGCTGAGACCCCCACACTAGCATCTTAATGCTTGAACTGAAGTACTCCCTAAGCAAGAACCAGTGCAGATGCTAGGTACCTTGAGCAGTCGATTAAG comes from Solanum pennellii chromosome 1, SPENNV200 and encodes:
- the LOC107007832 gene encoding phospholipid-transporting ATPase 3-like codes for the protein MGGGWRGSGSAASTSRAPILNRISSSRSIRLGQVQPQAPGHRTVFLNDRDANALAKFKGNSVSTTKYDVLTFLPKGLFEQFRRVANLYFLMISILSCTPISPVSPITNVLPLSMVLLVSLIKEAWEDWKRFQNDKSINNSSIDMLQDQKWVNVPWKKLQAGDIVRVKQDEFFPADLIFLASTNPDGVCYIETANLDGETNLKIRKALERTWDYVSPEKISTFRGELQCEQPNNSLYTFTGNLIIQKQTLPLSPNQLLLRGCSLRNTQYIVGAVIFTGHETKVMMNSMKIPSKRSTLEKKLDKLIIALFSTLLCMCLLGAIGSGIFINKKYYYLRFETGNNADPQSDPDNRFVVAVLTMFTLITLYSPIIPISLYVSVEMIKFVQSNKFINNDLHMYHAESNTAAQARTSNLNEELGQVEYIFSDKTGTLTRNLMEFFKCSIGGEIYGTGVSEIEMGTAQRNGLKVEVKSSTEAREKGFNFNDARLMRGAWRNEPNPDSCREFFKCLAICHTVLPEGEETPEKIRYQAASPDESALVVAAKNFGFFFYKRTPTMIYVRESHVEKMGTIQDVPYEILNVLEFNSTRKRQSVVCRYPEGRLVLYCKGADNVIYERLRDGDNDLKKRTREHLEQFGAAGLRTLCLAYRDVTPDEYEKWNEKFIQAKSSLRDREKKLDEVAELIEKELVLIGSTAIEDKLQEGVPECIETLSRAGIKIWVLTGDKLETAINIAYACKLINNSMKQFIISSETDAIREVEDRGDLVELARFMKETVQNELKRCYEEAQEHLHSVSGPKLALVIDGKCLMYALDPSLRVMLLNLSLNCSAVVCCRVSPLQKAQVTSLVKKGANRITLSIGDGANDVSMIQAAHVGVGISGQEGMQAVMASDFAIAQFRFLADLLLVHGRWSYLRICKVVTYFYYKNLTFTLTQFWFTFRTGFSGQRFYDDWFQSLYNVMFTALPVIVLGLFEKDVSASLSKKYPELYKEGIRNTFFRWRVVVIWAFFAIYQSLVLYYFVTDSSTKGMNSSGKIFGLWDVSTMAFTCVVVTVNLRLLMMCDTITRWHHITVGGSILLWFIFVFIYSGISLPKEQKNIYLVIYALMSTFYFYLALLLVPVAALFGDFIYQGVQRWFFPYDYQIVQEIHRHEIDSRMGLLAIGNDLTPEEARSYAIRQLPGQKSKHTGFAFDSPGYESFFASQAGVSIPQKAWDVARRASMKPQSKLAREN